In Denticeps clupeoides chromosome 1, fDenClu1.1, whole genome shotgun sequence, a single window of DNA contains:
- the LOC114791780 gene encoding GC-rich sequence DNA-binding factor 2-like translates to MFRKNTRRNFRQRKDESSDEEGQRDGDDGDRQSPSFFNPQPKLQKGRGLSCSSRPSVAEPESEPLGGEEAPVDSDAGASPQHKANPASVVSFSDEKEVQDGEFRVKKSTDKLVVFHVQKKESSPAKEIRSTAIKEEIRQTRACKNSTSGEDHEKDSDDGTDSTSSSTTSSRSPVSIPGADQILAAKEARRQARRQKDYIPLRARDFRVDTPMSDEEEGLEEDDEGDDQLDDHEREIPFAPKSKTLRERIAEEIGGSDGEEECKLWEQQQIGKGVKGHKFLDHTDYQEYQKFAKQKKRIDIPESLPPVSISVIKKRITAKLDSLREVHSARQAELRRMNFDMDSAKSSLEHLENSAANEQLKFYRSMSVYSQNLLDCLAEKVVLINAAEVDMHTAHIQQAEALSSRRRQAVREESSFLQQLLYNTSVKHGAVSTEWQQCRETGSWSEERCGIMPADSEPTPEEEAELQSKIADILKRSQDIFSDVHGDFCDIAKILARFDEWRRTFPDSYNNAYISLCLPKLLAPFIRHQLICWNPLESKEEDFEALPWYSAVETFCHGQGHEEMENMDKKTLPAIIEKTIVPKIQAFVELAWDPFSHRQSQSLTSLCRRLQEDYSIFSTEKRKPVQSFLESVSERLRIAVDEDVFIPLYPKKCLEDVASPQCKFRDQQFWAAVKLLENIGLWDNLIPEHTLKELALDKLLNRYLIISLLNESNVEFSAEQCKKVAACFPKTWFEENEILPQLKNFCSHVLQTVHSVCKDGSAATTKKDVLTSLFIVLAEIGACDDLTAVVEKYNCKHLLDSLKLF, encoded by the exons ATGTTCCGCAAGAACACGCGGAGAAATTTTCGGCAAAGAAAAGATGAATCTAGCGACGAGGAGGGTCAGAGGGATGGCGATGACGGTGACAGGCAGAGTCCCTCCTTCTTTAACCCTCAGCCAAAACTGCAGAAAGGCCGCGGACTTTCCTGCAGCTCCAGGCCGAGCGTAGCCGAGCCTGAATCGGAACCACTCGGCGGAGAGGAGGCTCCCGTGGACTCGGATGCTGGTGCCAGTCCTCAACACAAAGCCAACCCCGCCAGTGTTGTGAGTTTCTCGGACGAAAAAGAAG TGCAGGATGGTGAATTTCGAGTGAAAAAATCAACAGACAAGCTGGTGGTTttccatgttcagaaaaaagAGAGTTCACCCGCAAAAGAAATCCGTTCCACAG CCATAAAAGAAGAGATACGGCAGACAAGAGCATGCAAGAACAGCACATCTGGAGAAGATCATGAGAAAGACAGCGATGATGGGACTGACAGTACATCTTCAAGTACAACGTCTTCCAGGTCTCCAG TTAGTATTCCAGGAGCTGATCAGATCCTAGCTGCTAAGGAGGCACGGAGACAGGCCAGGCGCCAGAAGGACTACATCCCTCTACGTGCAAGAGACTTCAGGGTGGATACTCCAATgtcagatgaggaggagggtcTGGAAGAAGATGATGAGGGTGATGACCAGCTAGATGACCATGAGAGGGAGATCCCATTTGCACCTAAATCCAAGACTCTGAGGGAGAGGATAGCCGAGGAGATTG GTGGGAGTGATGGTGAAGAGGAGTGCAAGCTTTGGGAACAACAGCAAATTGGAAAAGGAGTGAAGGGGCATAAG TTTTTGGATCATACTGACTACCAGGAGTACCAGAAGTTcgccaaacagaaaaaaaggattgaCATCCCAGAATCTCTTCCTCCTGTGAGCATCAGTGTTATAAAGAAAAGGATAACTGCAAA GTTAGATTCCCTGAGGGAGGTGCACTCTGCACGACAGGCTGAACTTAGGCGGATGAATTTTGACATGGACAGCGCCAAGAGCTCCCTGGAACATCTGGAGAACTCTGCTGCCAATGAACAGCTGAAGTTCTACCGCAGCATGAGTGTCTATTCACAGAACCTGCTGGACTGTCTGGCTGAGAAG GTGGTGTTAATAAATGCTGCAGAGGTGGACATGCACACTGCACACATCCAGCAGGCAGAGGCGCTGTCGTCCCGCAGGAGGCAGGCAGTGCGGGAGGAGTCGTCCTTCCTGCAGCAGCTCTTAT ACAACACAAGTGTGAAGCATGGAGCAGTTTCCACTGAGTGGCAGCAGTG TAGGGAGACCGGTTCCTGGAGTGAGGAACGCTGTGGTATTATGCCAGCAGACAGTGAGCCAACGCctgaggaagaggctgaacTTCAAAGTAAGATAG CTGACATTTTGAAGAGGTCACAGGACATATTTTCTGACGTTCACGGTGACTTCTGCGACATTGCAAAAATCCTGGCCAGGTTTGACGAGTGGAGAAGGACCTTTCCTGACTCCTACAACAATGCCTACATCAGCCTTTGCCTGCCCAAACTGCTGGCGCCCTTCATTAGACATCAGCTGATTTGCTGGAATCCTCTGGAG TCTAAGGAGGAAGATTTTGAGGCTCTGCCATGGTACTCTGCTGTGGAGACATTTTGCCATGGGCAGGGCCATGAGGAGATGGAGAACATGGATAAAAAAACTCTTCCTGCCATCATTGAGAAAACCATTGTGCCCAAAATTcaag CATTTGTGGAGCTCGCGTGGGACCCATTTTCCCACAGACAGTCTCAGAGCCTCACGTCACTGTGCAGGAGACTGCAGGAGGATTACTCCATCTTCAGCACAGAAAAGCGAAAGCCTGTCCAG TCATTTTTGGAGTCGGTCTCAGAAAGATTGAGAATTGCGGTAGACGAAGACGTCTTCATCCCTCTCTATCCAAAAAA GTGCTTGGAAGACGTAGCTTCACCACAATGTAAATTCAGAGACCAGCAGTTCTGGGCAGCTGTAAAG CTTCTTGAGAATATCGGACTTTGGGACAATTTGATTCCTGAGCACACTCTGAAGGAACTGGCCTTGGACAAACTTCTGAATCGCTACCTCATCATTAGTCTGCTTAATGAATCCAATGTGGAGTTCTCAGCTGAGCAGTGCAAGAAG GTGGCAGCCTGTTTCCCAAAAACCTGGTTCGAAGAAAATGAGATCCTTCCCCAGCTTAAGAACTTCTGCAGCCATGTGCTACAAACAGTGCACTCAGTGTGTAAAGACGGCTCTGCCGCCACTACAAAAAA aGATGTTCTAACCAGTCTCTTCATCGTTCTGGCGGAAATCGGAGCCTGTGATGATCTGACAGCCGTTGTAGAAAAGTACAATTGCAAGCATTTATTAGATTCCCTTAAattattttga